TTGTCATTTTTGGCGGACTTGGCCGCCTTGGTCTTCGGCTGGGTGCGCGCCTGCTCCAGGTCCTTTGCCAGCTGGGCGGCCTTGTCCCGTTCTGCGGACAGAGCCAGGGCCAGCTTGTTGATTTTTTCCTTCTGCTGGTCCGTCAGGGGGATGTTGATCTTGTTGTCGCTGGCGATGGCGTTGACAATCTGCTTTTCCGCCGGAGTGAGCTTGATGGCCTCTTCATTGTCCATCAGGGCGGCTATTTCCGCCGTTTCCGGGTTCTCCTGGTGCAGCCGCTTATATGTGCTGATGAGGAGGGAGCGGCTCTGGTCCTGCACGGAAAGGATGCGGAGCTGCTTGGCTATGGTGGAGCGCAGCAACTGGTTTTCTTCCAGCAGCAGGGGGCTTTTGTCCGGATTGGCTTCCAGCTTGGAAAGCTCCACGTCCGCATTGATCAGTTTGGTATTCAGCTCCGTGATGCGCTTGCGGTAGCCAATGTTTTCATCCCGGATGGCAATGAGCTTCTGCTTCAGGTCCGCGGATTCGCCGCGCGCCTCCTCCAGGGCTTTCAGGTTGGCCTTCCGCTGTTCTTCCGAGTCCGACTTGGCCGTCTCCAGGGCGCTTATTTTATTCTGCGCGTCCTTGAGCAGGGCCGCCAGCGTCAGGTTGCGGTCCAGCAGGTTCTTGGTTTTATCCGGGCTGTTGAGTTCCACCAGGGCGGCGAGCTGGTCGCGTTCCTTCTTGAGGGCGTTCCTGTCATCCGTGACCTGGGCCAGCTTGTCCTGATGCTCCTTGAGCTGAAGCTGCAAAGAGGCTATCTGCTCCAGGTACTGGGTTTTTTCCCGGCTCAGGGTGGCGACAGTCAGTTCCAGTTCATCCACGCGCTTGGTAAGGGTCTTGAGAAGCTTGTTGCTGGTCTTCCTCTCGTCGTCCATCTGCTTTTTGACCTTGAGCAGCTCATCGCGGTAGACGGATTCTCCGGCGGACGCAACGGCCAGTTTTGCCAGAATGTCCTCCTGTTCCTTTCGGGTGCGCTTGAGCGCCTGGACCAGGGCCTTGTTCTCCATGGTGGTTTTGTCCAGCAGCCTGCGGATGCGCTCGTAATTGCTTTCCACTACTTCCGGGGCCGCGCCCGGGGCAACGGAGGAGGACGGAATGGTGTTGACCAGGGGCTCGCCGGGGCGGTTGGGGAATTCCACTCCCTTGTAGCCGGGGGGAAGGGCAATATTGGGCCTGGGGCGCGGCGCGCGGGCCGGGCGTTCCAGTTCCAGCCCGGGGCCGGAGGGCGCGGCGGCGGCCTGCCGCTGGGCCAGTTTCTGCCACTTGTCCAGATTCTCCCTGTTGAGCTGGCGGCGCGTCTGGAGCATGTTGGGCTTCCATTGGGGGTATTCCTTCACCAGGCGGCCGAATTTTTCTTCCGCCTGCTGCGTCAGGCGGATAGCCCCTATGTAGTCCCGTTTTTCCACCAGGTCCGCGGCTCTGGTCACCAGCTTTAACGCTTCCAGATACATGTCCGCAGGATCCTGCCTGGCCCCGGCGGAGACGGGCATGGGACCCGGCACATAAGTGCCCTGGGCCAGAAGGGGCAGGGCGCCGCAGGTCAGGGACAAAGCCAGGGTAATGCCAAGAGGGAGAGGAGTCATCATGGGGAGAAGCTTTGTTTACATACTGTAAACCATCCTGAATCGCAAGGATAAACCGTGTCTTGTGCTTGTGTTCGCGGGGGCGGGTGCTAGACTCCTTCCAATCCTTGATTTTCCTGATGAATATCTCCGTTTTAGACCGTTTTTTGAAGTATGTTTCCGTAGATTCCCAGTCTGATGCGGATTCCGCCGCCGTTCCGTCCACGCCCGGCCAGACGGCCCTGGCCCGGATGCTGGTTGCGGAACTGGAGGAACTGGGGGCGCACGCGGAACTGGACGGGGCTTCCGGCATCGTGTACGCCTCCATCCCGTCCAACGTGGACGGGCAGGTGCCCGTCATCGGCTGGGTGGCCCATGTGGACACGGCCCCGGGCGTCTCCGGCAGCGGCGTAAAGCCCCGCATCGTGCACTCCTATGACGGCGGAGACATTATTCTGGACCGGGAACAGGGAATCGTGCTTTCCCCGTCCGTTTTTCCGGAATTGGGCAGGTATGCCGGCCAGGACCTGGTGGTGACGGACGGGAACACCCTGCTGGGCGCGGACGACAAGGCGGGAGTGGCGGAGATCATGGACATGGCCGCCTCCTTCCTGCTGCATCCGGAACGCCCTCACGGAGAAATCCGGATCGCCTTCACGCCGGATGAGGAAATAGGCCGCGGCGCGGACTCGTTTGACGTGGCGCGCTTCGGCGCGGATTTTGCCTATACCGTGGACGGGGGAGCCTTGGGGGAAATTGAGTACGAGAATTTCAATGCGGCCTCCGCCGTGGTGACGGTGCGGGGCGCCGGCATCCACCCGGGCAGCGCCAAGGGCCGGATGCTGAACGCGTGCCTGGTTCTCATGGAATTCCAGGGGATGCTCCCCGTGTTCCAGAACCCGGCCTTTACGGAAGGTTATGAAGGCTTCTACCATCTGGACTCCCTCCGCGGGGATGTGGAGCAGGCAACCGGGGAATACCTGATCCGGGACCACGGCAGGGAGGAATTTGAACGCAAGAAGGAATTCATGCGGGAGTGCGCGGCCCTGCTGAACCGGAAATACGGGGAGGGAACGGTACGGGTGGAGGTAAAGGATTCCTATTACAACATGAAGGAAAAAATCCTCCCCCACATGCACCTGGTGGAACACGCCCGCAGGGCCATGGAGGCCGTGGGCGTGCAGCCGGAAATCATTCCGGTGCGGGGCGGCACGGACGGCGCCCGGCTTTCCTTCATGGGGCTGCCGTGTCCCAACCTGTGCGCCGGAGGCCATAACTTCCACGGAAGGCATGAATACGTTCCGGTCCAGTCCCTGGAGAAAATTTCCGCCATCCTTCAGGAAATCGTTTCCGGATACGCCAGGTACGGGCTGGAGCCCCCGGCGCGGGAAAAACAGGAATAACGGGGAGCTTTTCCCGCAGAAGCCCGGTTCCCCGGCCTTTGGGAAAGAACCCCGTAAAGAGGCGGTTTTTCCGCCCGTTGCCGGGAATGAACCGTAAAACCCGGAAGCCTCCTGAAAGGGGAAAGTGCTTGCTTTTTTCCCTTTCGTCACGATCATGGCGGTCCACCGTTTTTTATAACCCCCGCATACACACATTTTGATATGAGCGTGATTCCCAATGTCCTGGCTGAAAGGTACGCATCCTCCGCCATGAAATCCATCTGGTCCGCAGAGGGCCGCATCATTCTGGAACGCGAATTCTGGATTGCCGTGATGAAGGCCCAGAAGGATTTGGGGCTGGATATTCCGGACGGCGTGATTGAGGCCTATGAACGGGTGAAGGACCAGGTGAACCTGCCCGCCATTGACGCCCGCGAACGCGTCACGCGCCACGACGTGAAGGCGCGCATTGAAGAATTCTGCGAGCTGGCCGGGTGCGAACACATCCACAAGGGCATGACCTCCCGCGACCTGACGGAAAACGTGGAACAGCTTCAGATCTGGAAGTCCATGCAGATCATCCGTGACAAGGCCGTGGCCGTGCTGAACCGCATGAGCGCCCTGTCCGAACAGTGGAAGCACGTAACCATTGCCGGGCGCACGCATAACGTGGCCGCGCAGACCACCACCATGGGCAAGCGCGTGGCCATGTTCGGGGAAGACATCGTGCACGGCCTGGGAACCTGGATTTCCCTGATGGACCGTTACAGCGTCCGCGGGCTGAAAGGCGCCGTGGGCACCCAGCTTGACCAGCTCTCCCTCTTCGGGAAGGATGCCGCCCGCGTCCTGGAACTGGAGGACCGCGTGTGCGCCCACCTGGGCATCCCCTCCAAGTGGATGAACGTGGGGCAGGTATATCCCCGCTCCCTGGACTTCTCCGTGGTTTCCGGCCTGGTGGAGCTGACCTCCGGCTGCTCCTCCTTTGCCAAGACCCTGCGCCTGATGGCCGGCCATGAACTGGCTACGGAAGGCTTTGCCAAGGGGCAGACCGGGTCCAGCGCCATGCCGCACAAGATGAACGCCCGCTCCTGCGAACGCGTCAACGGCTTCCACGTCATCCTGAAAGGCTACCTGATGATGGTCTCCGGCCTGGCTGGGGAGCAGTGGAACGAGGGAGACGTATCCTGCTCCGTGGTGCGCCGCGTGGTGATGCCTGATTCCTTCTATGCCGCGGACGGCCTGTTTGAAACCTTCCTGACCGTCCTGAACCAGATGGGCGTGTATGAAGCCGTGGTGGCCGCGGAACTGCGCCGCTACCTGCCTTTCCTGATGACCACCACCATCCTGATGGAGGCCGTCAAGCGCGGCATTGGCCGTGAAACCGCCCATGAGGTCATCAAGGAGCACGCCGTAGCCGTCTCCAACGACCTGCGGGCCGGAAAGATCATGGAAAACAACCTGCTGGACCGCCTGGCGGCAGACGGCCGCCTGGGCATCGGCAGGGAGGCTCTCCAGGACATCTTTGACTCCAACTCCTCTGCCACGGGCATGGCCGACGCCCAGGTGGAGGCATTCCAGGCCATGGTGCGGGAGCTGACGGGCAGGTTCCCGGACGGCGCCTGCTACATGCCGGGAGACATCCTGTAAGCGAACGCCGGAAGAAGGCGTGCGCTGCGGCACCCATTGTATTTTCAGACGCCGTCCATCCGGGCGGCGTCTGTTTTCATGCCGGATGCGTACATTCTTTTTCAATTTCTTTGCGTCAGGAGAGCTTGACGAATCAGAAGGTTGCCAGTAAGCTTGAATCCAGTAAACGGGCGCGTACGTTGCATGCGCCTTTGCAAGCAACCCTCCTGTTAACCAATTTTCAATATGGAAAACCAGCAGCTCAGCCTTTTGGACCGTGTGTACACCGTTCTCAGAAAGAGAGGGGAAGAAACGGAATGGATCACTTCCGCAGACAACCTCAATCTCAGAACGGGCATCGCGTTCGTCCCCTGTGATACGTTCACGCCCGTGAGCCTCCTGTACACGATGATTGATCATCCGGAGACGCTGGTCATTGACGTGCTTTTCGCCGCCAAGGTGCCTGAACACCGCCGTGTGGAAGTCAGCATCATCCTCAGTGAACTGAATGCGGACCAGACGGCAGGCGCCTTCCAGCTGGACCCCGACAGCGGATACGTCTACTACCGCCAGTCCTTCGTTCTGGAAGGCATGGACCTTACGGAAGCCCAGTTTGCCCAGTTGATGAAGAACATTGAAACCGTGGCTGTGGAAACGGCGGAAGCCTACTCCCACATCATGGAGACGGAATACCCCAAATAACGGGCCGCGTTCCCCCCGGAGCTGTTCATGAGCGAGGCCCCTCACAAAAAGGGAACATCATGGTCCATAGGCATCGGCCTGGGGATCGTCGCCCTCTTGATCGGCACGGCCATTATCACGGACCCGTCTTTCTCCTCCTCCGGAGAAAGGGACAAGGCCTCCTCCGCCGGAACGGCGGAACCCCTGCATTTGCAGGAAAATGTCCTGACCATTTCCGCGCCCGGCGTGGTGAAGGCCTCCCACCTGACCATGCTTTCTCCCGGTGTTTCCGGAAAAGTGGACAAGGTGCACCCCCTCTTTAACGCGGGGGAAATCATCCTGAAGGGAACCCCCCTGCTGGAGCTGGAAAAATTTGAATACCGCGCCCGGCTGGCGAATGCCCAAGCGGAACTGGAACAGGCTCGCCTGGACGTCTCCACGGAACAGGCGGAAGCCCTGAAAGCCATTAAAAAGACGTACAGCTCCGTCTCCAAAAGCGGCAAGGAATCCGAGCTGGTGCTCCGGGTGCCGCAGCGCCGGGCCGTGAACGCGCGGCTGAACGCTGCGGAGGCGTACGTGGCTGAGGCGGAGCAGGCCCTCCGGGATACGGTGCTGGAAGCCCCCTATACCTGCCAGGTAGTGGAATGTTCCGTAGGCGCCGGGGCCCGCGTAGTTGCCGGGCAACCCGTGGGAAAGGTGATCCCCCTTCAGGAGCGGATGATACGCGTCCCCGTGCCGCTGGAAGAATTTTCCGCGCTGCCCAGGGATGAGCAGGGTAAAATCAATACGGCCCTGACCGCCTCCTGCGTGCTGAACAACGGCAAACGCCTGCAATGGCTGGGCCACGTGACGGCGGTAGACTCCGCGCTGGATTCCGAACGCAACTCCGCCGTGCTGATCGCCTCCCTGGAGCCTAACGGCTCCCACGTTTCCGAATGGCAGGTGGCCCCCGTCAACATGGCCCTTCAGGTGAATATCAACGTTCACGTTCCCGCCTCCGTATGGATTCCCTCCCAGGCCGTCCGGGATGGGAGCTCCATCCGGGTGAAAACCCCGGAAGGCGTGCAGGAGCGCAAGGTGCACGTGGTGGCGCTGAAGGACGGCAAATCCCTGGTCACCATCCCGGAATTTCAGGAAGGGGACGCCCTGGTGCTTTAAAGCTCGCGGGAGGATTTCTTCACTCCCTTCACCCGGAAAAGCCGTTCTTTCAACACGTTTTCCGTCACCGGAGCCAGCCCGTAAAAAACCATGCCGGCCGGAGGGGAAGGCATGGTATTCCATTCATGGGGGCTTCCCATGTGTCAGCGTCCGTCCGTTCTCATGTCAAACACCAGCACCTCAAAGGGCTGGAGCTCCACGCTCACGGGCTTGCCCTGTTCCAGTTTCAGCGTCTTGACGCGCTGGTCCGGGTAGGAGGCTTTCATGGAGAAAACAGCGGGCTGCCCTGGAACGGGCTCAAAGACGGTCCCGGCATCCAGCTCAATCGACCGTGGCCTGTCGTCCGGATTGCGGAGGGCCAGCGTGCAGCCCCGCGGGCTCCAGGCCGCGTAACCGTAAGGTTCCAGTTGGTCCGGATTGCCGCCCACCCAGTGCGCGTCCGCCAGAACGTCCTGGAAGCGCCGCGCCCAGCGTGCCCCCGCCGCTACGTCATCCCATGCCTTTTTGTCCATCATGGCAGGGGTAAGGTAAAGCTCCTGAAGATTGGCTCCGGAACCAAAATAAATGCGGGCGTCGTTTTTAAGGTCCCTGTTATCCTGTTTCCCGTCCTGCCCCTTGCTGACGCGCTCCGCCTGGAACTTGGTGCCCAGCACCATGCCATGGTGCATGATGGAGTTCAGCGGGTAAAGGGGACCCGGCTTGACAATGACGTTGTAGCAGGCGCCGTCACGGAACGTGATCCACTGTTCACGGTCATTTCCCTTGCCGGTCCAGCCCACGTCCGCCGTGCCGCTGCGCCAGGTGGAATCCACATGGTTGAGCCAGAAGGGGGAGGGCCAGGTACCCACCGTCGTATTAATGAACAGGCGGGGATTTTCCCGGCGAAGCTCGCTGGCGATGGAAAGAAGGGCCATGAAATGGGGGCTGATGCCGTCCCCGGCCTTGTCCCATTTGAAATATGTCACCTTGTCTTTCTTCATCAGGTCGGAACAGCGTTTTTTGAACCACTCGTAATACTTGGGGAAGGAGAGGTCGAACCCCGCGGCGTCCGCGGGCAGAATGCCTTTTTCCTTGGCGTGCTGCACCCGCTTTTCCGGGCCAAAATACCCGCCCAGCGGGGAAATCCAGATGCCGAACCCGGAGGGAATCCGCCCCACCGCCTTGACCACAGGTCCAAATCCGTGCGGAAATTTTTTGGTGGATGGCTGCCAGAGGTCTTCATTCACGTCGTCCCACCCGTCATCCAGGACAAAGCCGTCCAGCTTCACCTGGCGGGAACCCAGCTCCTTCCTGTATTCTCCGGCGGTCTTGACGAGCGTTTCCTCCGTAGGGTCCAGGCCGTCGTCATACCAGCCGTTATAATGCAGGAACTGGTGGTAGGGCGCGGCCCGCTCCCGTTCCAGATAATAAAGAAAGCCGCGGCGCAGCTGGTTTTCCGGCCATACGCCCAGCACCGTGGTGAAAGTCTGGGCGCTTCCCGGCCCCATGGGCAGGTTGCAGTCAAACCCTACGGTCCCCGTTCCGCCGCTAACATGCGCCCTGGCTACGGGAAGTTCTATGCCGGCAAACGTGCCCTCCTTCCCGCTGACCAGGGGGCTGCCGGGTACGGAGCCCTTCACGGCCAGGGCGGGGTCCTTCAAATCAATCAGCTGGATTTTCTTCAAATCCACCTCTCTGGACGCTTCAATCCTGTAGGTTTCCTTGACGTAGGAGGAACC
This DNA window, taken from Akkermansia muciniphila, encodes the following:
- a CDS encoding tetratricopeptide repeat protein; its protein translation is MMTPLPLGITLALSLTCGALPLLAQGTYVPGPMPVSAGARQDPADMYLEALKLVTRAADLVEKRDYIGAIRLTQQAEEKFGRLVKEYPQWKPNMLQTRRQLNRENLDKWQKLAQRQAAAAPSGPGLELERPARAPRPRPNIALPPGYKGVEFPNRPGEPLVNTIPSSSVAPGAAPEVVESNYERIRRLLDKTTMENKALVQALKRTRKEQEDILAKLAVASAGESVYRDELLKVKKQMDDERKTSNKLLKTLTKRVDELELTVATLSREKTQYLEQIASLQLQLKEHQDKLAQVTDDRNALKKERDQLAALVELNSPDKTKNLLDRNLTLAALLKDAQNKISALETAKSDSEEQRKANLKALEEARGESADLKQKLIAIRDENIGYRKRITELNTKLINADVELSKLEANPDKSPLLLEENQLLRSTIAKQLRILSVQDQSRSLLISTYKRLHQENPETAEIAALMDNEEAIKLTPAEKQIVNAIASDNKINIPLTDQQKEKINKLALALSAERDKAAQLAKDLEQARTQPKTKAAKSAKNDKAQAETLARTQKALEQKNLQVEELTRQMDELKTRFAEQARLAAISAGAITPDQEKTLNRSMETTVRRKLEAEALGQGAAEAFAKKRYAAAEQLYRTLLDFQPAHVPALVNLGTILLQRNKAEEAIEYLKKATELDASSSPAWFMMGVAQYRSGQDQHAIASLTETVRLDPANAPALLYLGNLETSAGNYEKAVGHFENALKIQPESSDAHFNLAWTYSRLGRTAQARKSYDAAIRCGGLPDSDLELAITGATTLPVKKTAPGNAPAGAANEQGMQLAAVSNPADIPHDGHEVPASVAEDPNAVEKPSAGPKQVVVSHRPETAAASLETQVRETGSAAIPTQPQAEAATAAAEQPRPEKQEPPRRRSRFRIGS
- the pepT gene encoding peptidase T gives rise to the protein MNISVLDRFLKYVSVDSQSDADSAAVPSTPGQTALARMLVAELEELGAHAELDGASGIVYASIPSNVDGQVPVIGWVAHVDTAPGVSGSGVKPRIVHSYDGGDIILDREQGIVLSPSVFPELGRYAGQDLVVTDGNTLLGADDKAGVAEIMDMAASFLLHPERPHGEIRIAFTPDEEIGRGADSFDVARFGADFAYTVDGGALGEIEYENFNAASAVVTVRGAGIHPGSAKGRMLNACLVLMEFQGMLPVFQNPAFTEGYEGFYHLDSLRGDVEQATGEYLIRDHGREEFERKKEFMRECAALLNRKYGEGTVRVEVKDSYYNMKEKILPHMHLVEHARRAMEAVGVQPEIIPVRGGTDGARLSFMGLPCPNLCAGGHNFHGRHEYVPVQSLEKISAILQEIVSGYARYGLEPPAREKQE
- the purB gene encoding adenylosuccinate lyase, giving the protein MSVIPNVLAERYASSAMKSIWSAEGRIILEREFWIAVMKAQKDLGLDIPDGVIEAYERVKDQVNLPAIDARERVTRHDVKARIEEFCELAGCEHIHKGMTSRDLTENVEQLQIWKSMQIIRDKAVAVLNRMSALSEQWKHVTIAGRTHNVAAQTTTMGKRVAMFGEDIVHGLGTWISLMDRYSVRGLKGAVGTQLDQLSLFGKDAARVLELEDRVCAHLGIPSKWMNVGQVYPRSLDFSVVSGLVELTSGCSSFAKTLRLMAGHELATEGFAKGQTGSSAMPHKMNARSCERVNGFHVILKGYLMMVSGLAGEQWNEGDVSCSVVRRVVMPDSFYAADGLFETFLTVLNQMGVYEAVVAAELRRYLPFLMTTTILMEAVKRGIGRETAHEVIKEHAVAVSNDLRAGKIMENNLLDRLAADGRLGIGREALQDIFDSNSSATGMADAQVEAFQAMVRELTGRFPDGACYMPGDIL
- a CDS encoding YbjN domain-containing protein, with the protein product MENQQLSLLDRVYTVLRKRGEETEWITSADNLNLRTGIAFVPCDTFTPVSLLYTMIDHPETLVIDVLFAAKVPEHRRVEVSIILSELNADQTAGAFQLDPDSGYVYYRQSFVLEGMDLTEAQFAQLMKNIETVAVETAEAYSHIMETEYPK
- a CDS encoding HlyD family efflux transporter periplasmic adaptor subunit, which translates into the protein MSEAPHKKGTSWSIGIGLGIVALLIGTAIITDPSFSSSGERDKASSAGTAEPLHLQENVLTISAPGVVKASHLTMLSPGVSGKVDKVHPLFNAGEIILKGTPLLELEKFEYRARLANAQAELEQARLDVSTEQAEALKAIKKTYSSVSKSGKESELVLRVPQRRAVNARLNAAEAYVAEAEQALRDTVLEAPYTCQVVECSVGAGARVVAGQPVGKVIPLQERMIRVPVPLEEFSALPRDEQGKINTALTASCVLNNGKRLQWLGHVTAVDSALDSERNSAVLIASLEPNGSHVSEWQVAPVNMALQVNINVHVPASVWIPSQAVRDGSSIRVKTPEGVQERKVHVVALKDGKSLVTIPEFQEGDALVL